The nucleotide window CCCTTTCCAGTTCGGTCAGATCGCGGCGGCCAACGCTCTCAGCGACGTGTATGCGATGGGCGGAAAGCCGCTCGTGGCTCTCGCCATCGTCGGCTTTCCGACGAAGAAGCTGCCGCTCGAAGTGCTCGTCCGCATTCTCGAAGGTGCCGCCGAGCGCGCCGACGCCGCCGGCGCAGTGATCATCGGCGGACATTCGCTGGTGGACGACGAGCTCAAATTCGGGCTCGCCGTCACAGGTACGGTGCGACCGAAAAAAGTGATCCGCAACGGCGGTGCACGTGCGGGCGACTTCCTCGTGCTCACCAAACCGCTCGGGACGGGAATCGTCTGCACCGGCATCAAGAAGCGCGTCGCAAAAGCCGAGGAGGAAGCCTTCGCAATCGCATCGATGGTCGCGCTGAACGACGTCGCCGGCCGGCTGCTGTCGCGATTCGATGCCCATGCCTGCACTGACGTCACCGGCTATGCGCTGGCGGGCCATGCGACCGAGATGGCAGAAGCTTCGGGCGCAGTTCGCATCGAGATCGACTCGGCGCAGCTTCCGCTTCTGCCGGGAACCGCGCGGCTCGCAGAAGACGGCTACCTCACCGGCGGTGCCGGCCGCAATCGCGAATGGCTCGGCTCGCGCCTCGCGATCGGCAAGGACGTCTCTCCTGCGCTTGTCGAGGCTGTGCTCGATCCGCAGACGTCCGGCGGCCTGCTGGTCAGTCTGTCGCCTCGCAAGGCGGAGGCCTACGAGCTCGCGTTGCACGAGCGCGGACTGAGGCCGGCCATCATCGGTCGAGTGGTGGCGCGACCGGGCAAATCCCGGGCGGTGGTGGCGATCACCTGACGCTCCGGTGCGCATCGAGATCCGCGGTGCCCGGTCCTCCGCATTGCGGCGACGATGCGATCCGCTGCTCCGGGCGCGACCGCTGGCGCCGGGGACGCCGCCGGCAGGCCAACGTGGAAACCGCGCGCGGATCGCTGCATGATCCCGCGACCATGACCGGCGGGCCGACGCCCGGGGTCACACTCGCAAGGGAGTCCCAAGATGTTTAAGCAAGCTCGATTTCGGATGCGCCCCTGGTGCACCGCGCGCACGACCAGCGTGCTCTCGACGATCGGAATCCTCGCTGCAGCCTGCCTTGCGGGCTGTCAGGAGGGGCCTCGCCAGGCGAGCGCACCCGCGCCTGCGGCCGAGACCAAGTCCTCCGCTGCGGTTGCCAAGCCGGCGTCCAGCACGGCTTCGGGACCGGTGATCGCAACCTACGACGGCAAGAGCTTTACGCTCGGCGACTACCGGGAAGCGATCTCGTCGCTCAACTCGCGGGCGCGCAAAAGCCTCGACGAGAGCACCGACCGGCGCAAGCAGTTCGTCGAGAACCACATCATCTCCAAGCTGATCTACGACGATGGCCTTCATCGCGGCCTCGATAAGGATCCCGAGATCCAGAAACGGCTCGACGAGCTCAAGGAGCACCTGATCGTCCAGCGCGTGATGGAGGAACAGCAGAATGCGACCGTGACCGACGAGCAGGTCAAGGCGTACTACGACGCGCATCCCCAGGAGTTCTCGACCGAGAAGGTCAAGGCCAGCCACATCCTCGTCGACAACGAAGCGCTCGCGAACGAGATCGAGGCCAAGCTCAAGGCCGACAAGACGCAGTTTGCCGCGCTCGCGGCGCAGTATTCGAAGGACCTTTCCAACGCCAAGCGCGGCGGCGATCTCGGAATGTTCGGGCGCGGCAGGATGGTCAAGGAGTTCGAAGACGCCGCGTTTGCACTGAAGGCCGACGGAGACATCTCGCCGCCCGTCCAGACGCGATTCGGCTGGCACATCATCATGCGGACGGGGCGCGAGGAAGGCAGCGTGCAGCCGTTCGACCAGGTGAAGAGCCAGATCAAGGTGAAGCTGGTCAGCGAGGGCCGGCGCGAAAAGACGACCGGCTTCATCGACCAGCTCAAGAAGAAGTCGGATCTGAAGATCGATGAAAAGGCGCTCGCCGAGGCAACTTCCGGTGACACCGGCGCGGCTTCCGACGACGACAGCAAGGACATGCCGTCGGGCCACTGATCCAATGGATAGTGCTGGATAGCGTTTGCCGGCGTTCGCCGGCGCGCTGGAGATGGCGCAAGACAGGGCGGCAGGTCAGGCTTCTTCCGGGAAGCCGGACCTGCGGTTCCCCTAAAGGGATCCCGAGTACAGCTCCTTCAGCCCTTCATCGTCGACGGCGTCGACGCGCAGCCGGCGCACGTCATCGCTCGGCTTCCACGGCAGGCGAATCTGCGTCGAGGTCCGGTTCGGGCCGGATGGCTCGATGTACGCGACCGTATCGTCGTCGATGCGGGCGCGGACCTGCGTAAGGCCATGGTCGTCAGTCGCCGAAATCAGCACTTCGTACTGGTTGTCACCGACTTCCTCGAAGCCTTCGATCGTGATCCTCGGCGGCTCGTTCCAGTCCGACCCTCCGCCGCCGACCGCTGCATGGTTTGCGTCAGGCCGGATCGCGCCGCTGACGCCGTCGTGGCCGAGTTCGTCATGCGTGTTCTCGACGGTCGCGTCGCCGCCGCTTGCGCCGGGTAGGGCGCGCACGGCGTTCCCATGGCCAGCCTGCACGCTGTTCTCGGGCAGCTTGCCGTCGGCCGTGACTGCACCGACGACCGGTGAGATGTCCAGCGGAGTCTTGCGCTCGAGATAAAGACCGTGGCGCGCTTCGCTCACGTAGATCGTGGCGTCGGGGATCTTGTCGAACGAGCCGAGAAGCCTCGCCTTGAGCGGAAACGAAACTTTCGCGCCGGCTGCGATCGAATCGGTATCGCCGGTCCCTTCGATGATCTCGAACTGCTCTTCGGACGGATGCTTGAGCCGCACGACGATCTTGTCGGTAGGCCCCGCGCCGCGATTCTCGACGTCGAGCACGATGTCGAGCCGCGTCGGATCGTCCGCGGCCGCGGTGATGCGCGTCTGAAGCGCCAGATGCGGACGCGGCGCTTCCGTGATCGCGACGCGAACCGGCGCGACCTTGAGAAGCTCACCTTCGTCGTCGAACAGAGTGGCATCGACGCGGACTCGCCCGGTGCGCGAGGTGCCGGACGGCTTGAGCTTCATGCGCCATCCGCGCGTGCCGCCGGGCTCGATGCGACCGAATGCGACCGGCTTGCCGTCGAACGCCGACGACGACGAATCGAGGATCCCGCGCACGCGGTAAAACGGCGCGCCCGAATTGTTGACCAGCCGCACATCGACTTCGCTTTCTTCGCCTGCGCGCAGGGGCGTTACCGGAACGACCTGCAGCTCAAAGCGGCGGTCTGCCTGCGGGCGCGGGCCGTCGGTCCAGTCGAGGCCGTGCGCGTACATGAACTCGGCCAGATCGGCGTCGGATGTCTCGACGGTCTGCTCGAGGAAGTCGCGCGAATCCTCGAGCATCTGTTTCGCCGACCGGCTTCCGTGATTGCGAAGGATGGCTGCGGCGATCTCGACCATCTTGTCGGGCTTGTCCGCGTCGGGCTTTTCTTCCTCGGGCTCGGCATCCGGGTCGTCGTTCAGCGACGGGTCGTCTTCGGGGAACTCTTCGGCGAACGTGAGGCGGTACGCTGCCGGGGTCGCCTCGACCTTCGACCATTTCGGCGTGCGCAGCCAGAACGGCATCTCCGACTGGTGAATCGGCGACGGTATCGCAAGACGGCCTTTGCCGACACGGTAGTTGAGCACCTCGATGTCCGGCACCAGTCCGCCGCCCGGAATCGGCTGGCCGTTCGGCAGGAAGTTGCCGACCGTCATCTTCATCGTGCTGGTTTCGTGCAGCGGAAACGTTTTCTGGATGCAGCCTTTGCCGAATGTGTGCTCGCCGAGCAGCAGCGCGCGGTCGTTGTTGCGAAGGCTGGCGGCAAGAAGCTCCGATCCGGACGCCGTCATCGGCGATGTCAGGAAGATCACCGGCAGGTCCGGCGACGGCGCATTGCCGCTCGCGACAATTTTTTCCGTGAGGCCCCGTGCGGGCTGGCCGTCGCGGCCGGCGGTCGTGATCAGCAGGCCGTCTTTCAGGAACAGGTCTCCGATCGATGCCGAGCCGTTCATGCTGCCGCCCGAGTTGCGGCGAAGGTCGATGATGACGCCGCGCAGGTTCTTGTCGTCAACGGCCTTCTGCAGATGCTGGCGGAAATCGTCCGGCGTCGTCTGGCTGAACTGGGTGATCTCGGTGTAGAGGATGTCCGCATTCAGGATCTTCGATTTCACCGACGGAATCATCACGATCCCGCGCGTGACGATCACGCTGCGCGGCTCGCTTTCGCCTTTGCGGCGGATGAGCAGCGTGACGGTCGTTCCCTCTTCGCCGCGAATGCGTTCGACGGCGTCGGTCGCAAGGATGTTCTTGGTCGACAGGTCGTCGATGCGCAGAATCTCGTCGTCGTTGCGGAGGTCCGCGCGTGCAGCCGGTGAGTCCGGATAAACCTCGATCAGCGTGAGCTGGTTCTTGCGCGCGCCGATGCGGGCGCCGATGCCGGCGAGCTTTCCCTGGTACTGGATGTTGTGCTCGTTCTGGTGCTTTTCGTCGAAAACGACCGAGTACGGGTCGAGCCCGGCAAGAACGCCACCGAGAAGATACGAATCCATGGCGGGCATCTGCGGAGGAAGGTGCGTCGAGCAACCCTCGAGAAAGCGGCCGACGTCGGTCAGCGGGGCTTCGAGCGAGCGCACCGTTGCATCGGCCGGCACTTCGACCTGAAGCTCGCAATCGGGCGTCGTGTACAGCCATGAGCGATCCGACAGTTTGCGAACCGTGACGTCGTTGACGTCTCGCGAGAACACCTTGCCGGCTTCATCGAAGAGGTGGGCAGGGTTGAGCTCGGTGTCGAACAGGTAGTTGCGCTCGAGGAGCGAGAGTCCGGGGCTGAGGGCCGGGTAGACGGCGGGGCGGCCGGCGGCCTGGACGCTGGTGGCCACAGCGAGCGCTGCGGCGGCAAGCGAAACGAGAGTGGACTGGAAGCTGATACGGGGTCGCTGGGTCAAGGCTGCTTTCCGTCTGGGCTCCGGTCGCGCCGAAGGATCGGCGCGACCGGCGAACAAACTACCGCGACCGAAGCCGCGACCCAAGTCGTCTTTTAGAGCCAGCCCTGTTTGACGAGCAGAACAGCGGCCTGCGTACGATTGGCCACTCCGATCTTGCGGAAAATGCGCTTCAGCTCGGACTTGATCGTCTCGCGGGAGACGGTCAGCTTGGTCGCAATTTCCGAGTTGGTCAGTCCGTCGCACACCAGGCGAAGAACCTCTTTTTCGCGGAGCGTCAGATTCGGACGAGGGCGTTCCGGATCGAACTTGTACGTGCCTTCGGTTGTCATTGGACGCATCGGCGACCGGACCGTGGACTGCGATACCGTCGACGGCGGCACGGAGCCGCTGCGTACACCATTGTCGTAAAGGGAAGTTGTTTCAGGTTTCACGGGGACCTCCAATTCGCGATAGATCTTCCGTGTTGGGATCCGTCGCGGGCGGACCCTGTCTGGCAATTCGCGTGCCACCGCCGAAATCCGTGGTTTTGCGACCCGATCGCGCAACTTACCGTCAGGGAAGCACTTCTGCCTTCGATGAGGATCTCACGCCGTCCGCGGGATCTGAGACACTATTGCAATCGTGCAACACCTTGTGGAGATGCGACTGAATGGCCGCACGGAACGATTCAAAAACCCCTGCATTGATGCGCTGATAGCCGAATCAGCGACAACGCGGGAACGCCGCTAGGGCCGCGTTCCCGATGGCGCGGCGTCCCCCCCGCTCGCGATCAGAACGGCCATTTCGTACTTCCGGACCTCATCCAGCACACCCGTAATGCGCCGCCCACCGAGGAAGAGGGTTGGCGTCGACTTGATATCCAGCCTGGCCCCTGCGCGGGCATCGGCGAGGACCGTCGGCAACGTGCGGTGCTCATCGAGGCACCGCTCGAGCGCGTCTTTGTCGAGCCCGATCTTTCCGGCCAGGCGCGGAAGGTTCTCGGCAAAGAGCTGCGTCTGGTTCTTGAACAGGATGTCGATCATCTCGTCGCGCTTGCCCTGCAGCCCCGCGCACTCGGCGGCCTCGGCGGCCCGGCACGCATACGTGTGAACGGACTCGGTGACGATATCGTTGCAGGCCGCATCGAGCGGGAAATGGCGGTGGACGATCTCGATGGCCTGCCCGCGCCGCGCGGCCAGCTCGCGGATCATGTGGTAGCTCCGCAGGCAGTGGGCGCATTCGAGGTCGAAGAAGTCGACGAGGACGACCTTGCCGCTCGATAGCGCCGCGGTCTGGTCCTCGCGCAGCAGCGAAGCCACGTCGACCTTCGGCAGGCCGGTGAACCAGGCATAGAACTCAGGATCGGCCTCTTTCACGTCGGCGGCCGTACGGATGTCGCTCGAAAGGGCAGTCGTCGTGTGCGGCCACGTGAGCAAGCCGAGCACGACCACCGAAGCGACCGAGGCCGCGAAGATCGCCGCCGCCGACGTGATGGTCAGCGGAGCCTCGCCGGCGGCCGACATGCGCCGCCCGGTGAGAGTGAGCACACCGGCGTTCACCGTCGCGACCGTGTAAAGCCCGGCGCAGAGCAGGCACAGCGTCTCCAGGCGGACGGCAGCGATCACGGCCATGTACGCGGAGAATGTCAGCGCACCGATCACGCCCGCGGCGGCGAGGCCGACGAGTGTCCTGCGCGTGCGGTCGTCGCTGGTCCGCGCCGCGCCGGCAAACAGCGAAGCAAGCCCGAGGTAGGCCAGCAGCGCGAGCCACGCGACCGGCAGCCCGCCGATCCTCGAATAGCTGCTCGAAAGGACCTTGTCGCAGCTGATCGACTCGTTGACGGTGCAGAAGCTCGTATAGCCGCTGCCGAGCTTGTCGATCTGGCCGTGGACGTAAAGGATGGTCGCGGCAATCCCGACGCCGCACGCGCACAACAGTACGTGCACGACCAGCAGGCGCGAAATCTTTTGTCGTTCGGATGCGGAAAAGGCGGTCAGACAGGACCCCGGATTGCTCGAAGCCCGGGGACCTTAACGGCGCGTACCCCGGTTTGCAACTTTGCGCCGCGGTTCACTCCATCGCCGTTTGCTACTCGCGACCGAGCTGCCGAAGGCACCCGTTTGCAGCCTGGAACGCCTCGCGTGGCGGATCCGGCGCAGTGGTCGCGCGACGGTAGTCGTCCAGTGCGGCCTCGCATCCTCCGAGGTGATGGCGAGCCACTCCCCGATTGAAGTACGTCGCGCCGGTCGCTTTGCCGCTTGCGACGATCGCGTCATAGACCGGGATCGCCTCCGTATACTGGCCGGCGGCAAGAAGCGCTTCGCCCAGCTCGTTCTCGAGCGTTGGGGTATTCGGCAACTGCCTCACGGCCTCGCGGATCGCATCGAGCCATGCGCTGGTGTGGCCGAGCATTCTCTCCGTCAGGGAGAGATTGCGCCATGCGCGCGACAGCCGCGGATTGGCGGTGACCGCCTGCCGGTATGCTGCGGCGGCGTCGGCGAGCCGTCCGGCATGAGCAAGCATGTTCCCAAGGTTGTATGCCGCGGCCGCGTAGTCCGGCTTGATCGCGAGCGACTTCGCAAAGTGCAGCTTCGCATCGTCGATGCGGCCCGCCGCGCCGTAAGCAGTGGCAAGCTCCATCTGGGCACGGGCACTTTCGGGAACGGTGCGAACGGCGGCCTCGAACACCGTGACGGGCGTCTGCCATTCGCGCGAGCGGTGACGATCGACACCGATCGCCGCCACGATGAGCAGCACACCGATGGCCAGTATCGCACGCGCACGCGGATGCTTCGGAGTGACCCACGGTTCGACGATTGCGGCGAACGCAATCAGAAGGCCGGCGCTCGGCAGATAGAACAGTCGCTCTCCGAGTATCGTTCCGATCGCGAACAGCGTGTTCGACACGATGGCGTACGCGGCGGCGGCCATCAAAAGCCCGGTCGCAACGATGTCGCGGCGCCAGGGGCCGCGCAGTGCCGCTGCCGCAGCCGCGGCAAGAAAAGCAACGGCGACCAGCGTGTCCGGACTCGCCACGAACCCCGGGCCGATTCCGAGCCCGTTGAACGAATAGTCGATGCTGAGCGAAGCCGGCCAGAACGTCAGCGCGATGTAGCGTCCGAAGACCGCGAGCGCGCCGAGCAGCCGCGTTCCGACGGGTAGGACCGACAGTGGATTGTCCAGCAGCGATTGCGGCGCGAGATTCAGCGCAGGCCCCGTCGCACCGTGACGGAGCATCGCGTACACGGCCGCACCGGCGAGTATCGCACCGAACGCTTGCGCGTCACGGACGAGAAGCTGCCGATCGCGCCGGCCGTTCACCTGCCCGAATGTCACCTGGTAGATCAGCGGCATCGAAAGGACGGTGACGGCATTCTCCTTGAACAGCATCGCTACCGCGGTCGTAAGCGATGTGGCGGCAAGCAGAAGCCAGGATCCTCCGCGACGGTAGAGCAGGCACAGGATTGCGATGAGCAGGAACCCGCTCGCCGCGCCGAGCTCGGCGCGGCCTACGATCCAGATGACGGGCTCGCTGTGGATCGGCAGGACGGCAAACAGCGCTGCAGCAAGAAACGATGATTCGCGCGCAAGCCCGAGCATGCGCGCGAGCGCAAACAATAGCGCCGCGCACAGCGCGTTCCACACTAAGTCGACGATGCGGAAATCGGCTGGTTGTGTGCGACCGGCGAGCCTGTTCCACAGGAACGTGAGCGTCGTCGCCGGACGATACAGATCGGAGCGCGCTTCGCCCCACCACGAGAAGTGACGGAGAATCCCGACCGGATCCGGCGGGCCGACGACCCACTCGTTGTCGACGACGGCGTTGAGATCGTCCGAGACGAAGTCGGCATGGAGCGCCGGCTGGAACGCGGTGACTGTCAGCACGAGCGCAGCCAGCAGCGCGGCCGCGAGGTCGAGAAGAGGATGACCGAAGCCGATGCTCTTCGCCGGCTTCTTCCTCTCCGGCTTCAAGGTCGTCAGCGCCCCGTGACGGTCACGGCAACGGCCGGCGGCGGATCGACCGGATCACCACCAGGCGTCGAGGCGTCCATGACCTGCACGAGGAATGAGGCGGGACTCAACGCTTCCTTGGTCTTGAATCCGCAGCGCATCACTGCGGCGGGCGTCGGAATTCCCTGGAGGCTGATGAGGCCGATCTTGGCAGTTCGCTCGCCCGGATAGTTGGCCGCGACGAGCGCGTCGACGAGCGGCACGCAGTCGACCTGGTCGCCGGGACCGATGAAGCACCCGGCCCGGCCGAGATGTGTCACCTCGAGCTGGAGCGCGCCGAGCCGGGGTGCGGAGGACTGGTTTACAGAGATCTCGAGCGTGTAGGCGCGCCAGCTCGATGGGCAGCTGTCGTCATAGCCCGGGTCGCCGTCGTCCCCGGACGGCACGCCTCCGCCGCCGTTGCCGCTGGAAGCGTCATTGGCGGCCGCTGAGCCGCCCATGTCGGCCCCGGGGGCATTGCCGCCAAAGGACGACGTTCCTCCGGCTACGAGCGGCTTGGAAGCCGCAGGAGCAACACGATTCGGGACGTTCGCGCTGGCCGTCGGGCCGGGAGTCCCCAGCGGCCTCGTAACCGCCCCGGTCGGCGCGATTGCGACTGCAGGAGCCGCCGGTGCGCCCGGTACGGCTGCTCCCGGAACCGATGCCGTCGGTGAAGCCGACGGTGCCGTCGCGATGGCTGCAGCAGCCTTGACGGCCGAAGCCTGCGCGGCCTCGATCGCTGCGTCGGAGCGGTCGGCTGAAGACGCGTGGCCGTGCGGGCTCTTCGCGGAAACATCGATGGCCTTGCCGGTCGCGTCCTCCGCGCTGGCCACGCGCACGGTGAGCTTGTCGTGAAGGACCGGCGCGGTTGCTCCTTCGGGAGCATGCATCTGGCACGCGACGAAATCGGCGGGACCGCGCAGGGCACGCGCGCCGCGGGTGTGAATCGTGAGCGTGCCTTTGTGATCGTCTGCAAATTCGCCGTCGACGCCAGGCAGGATGAACGCGCATGCGGGACTGCCGCCCTCGCTCGCGATGCGCGCTTCGGTCCCGGTGTAGTCGACGAGGATCGTCGCCTTGGCGACGTTGCTCACGCTTTGCTCTGGCAGCGACACCACTACGGAGACGAGATCGTGGTTCTCGCTCTGGCAGGCCGAGACGCAGGCCGCGGCTGCCGCAGCCAGGACGATGCTGCGATAACCGCTCATCTCGTGAGCCCTGCGGCCGAAGTCGTCGAGGAGATGACGGATGTCGACGTGACGACTACGGAGATCTCGGACGGATCCGCCGGGTGGTCGTGGTTGTTGATCGCCCCGGTGACCGTGACGTCA belongs to Candidatus Limnocylindrales bacterium and includes:
- a CDS encoding vitamin K epoxide reductase family protein; this translates as MHVLLCACGVGIAATILYVHGQIDKLGSGYTSFCTVNESISCDKVLSSSYSRIGGLPVAWLALLAYLGLASLFAGAARTSDDRTRRTLVGLAAAGVIGALTFSAYMAVIAAVRLETLCLLCAGLYTVATVNAGVLTLTGRRMSAAGEAPLTITSAAAIFAASVASVVVLGLLTWPHTTTALSSDIRTAADVKEADPEFYAWFTGLPKVDVASLLREDQTAALSSGKVVLVDFFDLECAHCLRSYHMIRELAARRGQAIEIVHRHFPLDAACNDIVTESVHTYACRAAEAAECAGLQGKRDEMIDILFKNQTQLFAENLPRLAGKIGLDKDALERCLDEHRTLPTVLADARAGARLDIKSTPTLFLGGRRITGVLDEVRKYEMAVLIASGGDAAPSGTRP
- a CDS encoding peptidylprolyl isomerase; its protein translation is MFKQARFRMRPWCTARTTSVLSTIGILAAACLAGCQEGPRQASAPAPAAETKSSAAVAKPASSTASGPVIATYDGKSFTLGDYREAISSLNSRARKSLDESTDRRKQFVENHIISKLIYDDGLHRGLDKDPEIQKRLDELKEHLIVQRVMEEQQNATVTDEQVKAYYDAHPQEFSTEKVKASHILVDNEALANEIEAKLKADKTQFAALAAQYSKDLSNAKRGGDLGMFGRGRMVKEFEDAAFALKADGDISPPVQTRFGWHIIMRTGREEGSVQPFDQVKSQIKVKLVSEGRREKTTGFIDQLKKKSDLKIDEKALAEATSGDTGAASDDDSKDMPSGH
- a CDS encoding LuxR C-terminal-related transcriptional regulator — encoded protein: MTTEGTYKFDPERPRPNLTLREKEVLRLVCDGLTNSEIATKLTVSRETIKSELKRIFRKIGVANRTQAAVLLVKQGWL
- the selD gene encoding selenide, water dikinase SelD — protein: PFQFGQIAAANALSDVYAMGGKPLVALAIVGFPTKKLPLEVLVRILEGAAERADAAGAVIIGGHSLVDDELKFGLAVTGTVRPKKVIRNGGARAGDFLVLTKPLGTGIVCTGIKKRVAKAEEEAFAIASMVALNDVAGRLLSRFDAHACTDVTGYALAGHATEMAEASGAVRIEIDSAQLPLLPGTARLAEDGYLTGGAGRNREWLGSRLAIGKDVSPALVEAVLDPQTSGGLLVSLSPRKAEAYELALHERGLRPAIIGRVVARPGKSRAVVAIT
- a CDS encoding S41 family peptidase, with the translated sequence MTQRPRISFQSTLVSLAAAALAVATSVQAAGRPAVYPALSPGLSLLERNYLFDTELNPAHLFDEAGKVFSRDVNDVTVRKLSDRSWLYTTPDCELQVEVPADATVRSLEAPLTDVGRFLEGCSTHLPPQMPAMDSYLLGGVLAGLDPYSVVFDEKHQNEHNIQYQGKLAGIGARIGARKNQLTLIEVYPDSPAARADLRNDDEILRIDDLSTKNILATDAVERIRGEEGTTVTLLIRRKGESEPRSVIVTRGIVMIPSVKSKILNADILYTEITQFSQTTPDDFRQHLQKAVDDKNLRGVIIDLRRNSGGSMNGSASIGDLFLKDGLLITTAGRDGQPARGLTEKIVASGNAPSPDLPVIFLTSPMTASGSELLAASLRNNDRALLLGEHTFGKGCIQKTFPLHETSTMKMTVGNFLPNGQPIPGGGLVPDIEVLNYRVGKGRLAIPSPIHQSEMPFWLRTPKWSKVEATPAAYRLTFAEEFPEDDPSLNDDPDAEPEEEKPDADKPDKMVEIAAAILRNHGSRSAKQMLEDSRDFLEQTVETSDADLAEFMYAHGLDWTDGPRPQADRRFELQVVPVTPLRAGEESEVDVRLVNNSGAPFYRVRGILDSSSSAFDGKPVAFGRIEPGGTRGWRMKLKPSGTSRTGRVRVDATLFDDEGELLKVAPVRVAITEAPRPHLALQTRITAAADDPTRLDIVLDVENRGAGPTDKIVVRLKHPSEEQFEIIEGTGDTDSIAAGAKVSFPLKARLLGSFDKIPDATIYVSEARHGLYLERKTPLDISPVVGAVTADGKLPENSVQAGHGNAVRALPGASGGDATVENTHDELGHDGVSGAIRPDANHAAVGGGGSDWNEPPRITIEGFEEVGDNQYEVLISATDDHGLTQVRARIDDDTVAYIEPSGPNRTSTQIRLPWKPSDDVRRLRVDAVDDEGLKELYSGSL
- a CDS encoding tetratricopeptide repeat protein, with product MKPERKKPAKSIGFGHPLLDLAAALLAALVLTVTAFQPALHADFVSDDLNAVVDNEWVVGPPDPVGILRHFSWWGEARSDLYRPATTLTFLWNRLAGRTQPADFRIVDLVWNALCAALLFALARMLGLARESSFLAAALFAVLPIHSEPVIWIVGRAELGAASGFLLIAILCLLYRRGGSWLLLAATSLTTAVAMLFKENAVTVLSMPLIYQVTFGQVNGRRDRQLLVRDAQAFGAILAGAAVYAMLRHGATGPALNLAPQSLLDNPLSVLPVGTRLLGALAVFGRYIALTFWPASLSIDYSFNGLGIGPGFVASPDTLVAVAFLAAAAAAALRGPWRRDIVATGLLMAAAAYAIVSNTLFAIGTILGERLFYLPSAGLLIAFAAIVEPWVTPKHPRARAILAIGVLLIVAAIGVDRHRSREWQTPVTVFEAAVRTVPESARAQMELATAYGAAGRIDDAKLHFAKSLAIKPDYAAAAYNLGNMLAHAGRLADAAAAYRQAVTANPRLSRAWRNLSLTERMLGHTSAWLDAIREAVRQLPNTPTLENELGEALLAAGQYTEAIPVYDAIVASGKATGATYFNRGVARHHLGGCEAALDDYRRATTAPDPPREAFQAANGCLRQLGRE